A window of the Brachyspira suanatina genome harbors these coding sequences:
- a CDS encoding redox-sensing transcriptional repressor Rex: MISRTQIMRLLKYKNALRRMKSFGFIKAYSNNLGDAIGITSVQVRKDFSLFNISGNKKGGYNIDDLLEQIDSILGKQISHNIILVGYGKIGKALVNYRGFESESIKIVAAFDHNPEKIDRNASIPILPIEELKDFIINNKIEIAILTVPDLEAQRMFDVICNAGIKGVLNFAPIKLLERPDCIINDVNIADEIESLFYFINDVKDTSSSSKKHKEKADKNN; encoded by the coding sequence ATGATTAGCAGAACACAAATTATGCGTTTATTAAAATACAAGAATGCTTTAAGACGCATGAAGAGTTTCGGATTTATAAAAGCATATTCTAATAATTTAGGGGATGCAATAGGTATAACATCAGTTCAAGTAAGAAAAGATTTTTCATTATTTAACATTTCTGGAAATAAGAAAGGCGGATATAATATAGACGATTTACTAGAACAAATTGACAGCATATTAGGTAAACAAATATCACATAATATTATACTTGTAGGATATGGTAAAATAGGAAAAGCTCTAGTTAATTATAGAGGATTTGAAAGTGAATCTATAAAAATAGTTGCAGCATTTGATCATAATCCTGAAAAAATTGATAGAAATGCATCTATACCAATACTTCCTATAGAAGAATTAAAAGATTTTATAATCAATAATAAAATAGAAATAGCAATATTGACTGTACCTGATTTGGAAGCTCAAAGAATGTTTGATGTTATATGTAATGCCGGTATAAAAGGTGTTTTAAATTTTGCTCCTATAAAACTTTTAGAAAGACCTGATTGTATAATCAATGATGTTAATATAGCTGATGAGATTGAATCTTTATTCTATTTTATAAATGATGTGAAAGATACTTCTTCAAGCAGTAAAAAGCATAAAGAAAAAGCAGATAAAAATAATTGA
- a CDS encoding ankyrin repeat domain-containing protein, with amino-acid sequence MRYLSFILIFLNTFFALFAQMPNTGRLDQLLDYANAGDTNGIKRLISQGPISSFIDYGDSQGHNALITAASKGYKDIVLLLLSQNANVNLTCIHGKTALTYAADAGYVDIVSYLLAKNANPNIKINSGTTALLQAAGKGYYSIVEMIVNANADLKMMGTYRSGNDDGINYNMTPLMVASYNNHDLIVRLLLDKGSDINYINEYGANALFYAIARGNNDIARLLLERGADANIVATYGPYGNITPLALASTLGLTDVISSLLIGKSDINFKMRDGRTALIWAAIAGKSEAVNSLIMNKANLNIADNDGKTALMFAAENGDYASVEYLINAGAHLNTLDKFKKTALMYAMENGNTEVIDLLTRASLTYNK; translated from the coding sequence ATGCGTTATTTAAGTTTTATTTTGATATTTTTAAATACTTTTTTCGCCTTGTTCGCACAAATGCCTAATACAGGAAGATTAGATCAGTTACTAGATTATGCTAATGCTGGAGATACTAACGGCATAAAAAGATTAATCTCACAAGGACCTATTTCAAGTTTCATAGACTACGGAGATAGTCAAGGGCATAATGCCTTAATCACAGCAGCTTCTAAAGGATATAAGGATATTGTACTTCTTCTTTTATCCCAAAATGCAAATGTTAATCTCACATGTATACATGGAAAAACAGCTTTAACTTATGCCGCAGATGCAGGCTATGTTGATATAGTTTCTTATTTGCTTGCTAAAAATGCTAATCCTAATATAAAAATAAATAGTGGTACAACAGCATTATTACAGGCAGCAGGAAAAGGATATTACAGCATAGTAGAAATGATAGTTAATGCAAATGCAGATTTAAAAATGATGGGTACTTATAGAAGCGGAAATGATGATGGAATAAATTATAATATGACTCCTTTAATGGTAGCTTCTTATAATAACCATGACTTAATAGTAAGATTATTATTAGATAAAGGAAGCGATATTAATTATATAAATGAATATGGTGCTAATGCCCTATTCTATGCTATAGCCAGAGGAAATAATGATATTGCAAGACTTTTATTAGAAAGAGGAGCTGATGCAAATATAGTTGCTACTTATGGCCCTTATGGTAATATTACACCTCTTGCCCTAGCCTCTACATTAGGTTTAACAGATGTTATATCATCATTACTCATAGGAAAATCTGATATAAACTTCAAAATGAGAGATGGAAGAACTGCTTTAATATGGGCAGCAATTGCTGGTAAAAGTGAGGCTGTAAATTCTTTAATAATGAATAAAGCAAATTTAAATATTGCTGATAATGACGGAAAAACTGCTTTAATGTTTGCTGCTGAAAACGGAGATTATGCTTCAGTAGAATATTTAATTAATGCAGGTGCTCATTTAAATACTTTAGATAAATTTAAAAAGACTGCTTTAATGTATGCTATGGAAAATGGCAACACAGAAGTTATTGATTTACTCACTAGAGCAAGTCTAACTTATAATAAATAA
- a CDS encoding immunity 17 family protein codes for MESLINYIKKFPYLFGILIGLLFILAAIFKWNWLLNNNRSNFMISIYEMFGEIGVRILTGILGAVIIISSIIIWIIKK; via the coding sequence ATGGAAAGTTTAATAAATTATATAAAAAAATTTCCCTATTTATTTGGAATATTAATAGGACTTCTATTTATTCTAGCTGCGATTTTTAAATGGAATTGGCTTTTAAACAATAACAGATCAAATTTTATGATAAGCATATATGAAATGTTCGGTGAGATTGGAGTTAGAATACTTACTGGCATTTTAGGAGCTGTAATAATAATAAGCTCTATAATTATTTGGATAATAAAAAAATGA